One Sediminibacillus dalangtanensis genomic region harbors:
- a CDS encoding GNAT family N-acetyltransferase yields MNITETTDCQTIANLNQTVHQLHRQLYPDIFDEYNAQKALGFFESIIDKPEFTFLLVEEDKQPAGFAWIEKRTYPGIAYLDTYQSIYVHQISIENAYQGKGFGSRLMEEIFDRAASEGISRIELDYWTANESAKTFYHNKGFQPYRETVYKHL; encoded by the coding sequence TTGAACATCACTGAAACAACCGACTGCCAAACTATCGCAAATCTAAATCAAACCGTACACCAGCTTCACCGGCAGCTTTATCCCGATATCTTCGACGAATACAATGCCCAAAAGGCACTTGGTTTCTTTGAAAGCATCATCGATAAACCGGAATTTACCTTTTTGCTCGTAGAAGAGGACAAACAACCAGCCGGTTTTGCCTGGATTGAAAAAAGAACCTATCCTGGAATTGCCTATCTGGATACATACCAATCCATTTATGTCCATCAAATAAGCATAGAGAACGCCTATCAAGGCAAAGGATTTGGTTCCAGGTTAATGGAAGAAATATTCGACAGGGCCGCGTCTGAAGGAATTAGCCGCATTGAACTGGACTACTGGACCGCCAATGAATCAGCCAAGACTTTTTATCATAACAAGGGCTTCCAGCCATACCGCGAAACTGTTTATAAGCATTTATGA
- a CDS encoding DUF4352 domain-containing protein, translating into MNRKRFLALLLVVAVVAAYSARVYAVNKGVAKEYSIESFAVGDEISLGDAVLTVEDVRYGDETEEKHGQEWIQCTVTMELENTSEEAISKVKAIETKLAYGRDVYQTNQGDFDINALLNIEPGKQEKIELTYEVKVEDRQGQGKLYIVQDLYPELVEKAYKQGKRYGMAVEF; encoded by the coding sequence GTGAACAGGAAAAGATTTTTGGCATTACTTCTCGTTGTTGCCGTTGTGGCGGCATACTCGGCGCGAGTCTATGCGGTCAACAAAGGGGTGGCGAAAGAATACAGCATTGAATCCTTTGCAGTAGGAGATGAAATTTCCTTAGGGGATGCCGTTCTGACAGTGGAAGACGTCCGCTATGGAGATGAAACCGAGGAAAAGCATGGTCAGGAGTGGATACAGTGCACCGTGACAATGGAGTTGGAGAACACTTCGGAAGAAGCAATTTCGAAGGTAAAAGCCATCGAAACCAAGCTTGCTTACGGTAGGGATGTGTACCAAACGAACCAAGGGGATTTTGACATAAATGCCCTGCTAAACATTGAGCCCGGGAAGCAAGAGAAAATCGAGTTGACTTATGAAGTCAAAGTCGAGGACCGACAGGGGCAAGGCAAGCTTTATATCGTACAGGATTTGTATCCGGAACTGGTTGAGAAAGCGTATAAACAAGGCAAAAGGTATGGGATGGCAGTTGAATTTTAG
- a CDS encoding BCCT family transporter has protein sequence MDRAKKKAPGAVFSVSFCIIVLFVAWGVVFPEQLSQASTAGLHWMRNYFSWFYMLATTIFVLTCLYLAIGPYRHLKLGKPDSKPTYSFFTWLGLLFAAGMGVGLVFWGVAEPVLHYVEPPPGYEAETNEAAKAALTYSVFHWALQPWGVFAIIVLSMAFFKFRRNRPGLISHAFYPLLGERTDGVVGKVINIFATLATAIGVATTFGLSAMQVSGGISEVFGTPNSKVTQLIIIAVVTGLFITSAVSGVNKGMRYLSSSNIIIAGVLMVFVLVLGPTAFLLESFTTAVGQYIGQYIPMSLSLSPYSDGSWRGQWTIFFWAWVIAWGPYVGTFIARISRGRTIREFVFGVLFVPALLGAIWFSIMGGTGLHMQISEGIDIASRAQQHEEVAFFMMLGNLPLGLVLNILGILLITIFFITSADSASYVLSVLSSKGTLNPKTLTKLSWGFLISITAAVLLLSGGLEALRAVAIMTAMPFTVIILVMIVSLIKGLREEFGKHPTN, from the coding sequence ATGGACAGAGCTAAAAAGAAAGCGCCTGGTGCCGTTTTTTCCGTCAGCTTTTGCATCATCGTATTGTTCGTCGCTTGGGGAGTCGTTTTTCCTGAGCAGTTGAGCCAGGCGTCGACAGCCGGTCTTCACTGGATGCGCAATTACTTTAGCTGGTTTTATATGCTGGCTACGACGATTTTTGTGTTAACTTGCTTATACCTTGCCATCGGTCCTTATCGTCATTTGAAGCTGGGCAAGCCTGACAGCAAGCCCACCTACTCCTTTTTCACCTGGCTCGGGCTTTTGTTCGCGGCCGGGATGGGTGTCGGTCTCGTCTTCTGGGGCGTGGCAGAACCAGTCTTGCATTATGTAGAACCGCCGCCGGGCTACGAGGCGGAAACGAATGAAGCGGCCAAAGCTGCATTGACTTACAGTGTATTCCATTGGGCGCTCCAGCCCTGGGGAGTATTTGCGATCATCGTCTTATCGATGGCGTTTTTTAAATTCAGGAGAAATCGTCCTGGATTGATCAGCCATGCCTTTTATCCTTTGCTCGGCGAACGGACGGATGGAGTAGTGGGAAAAGTGATCAACATTTTTGCCACGCTTGCTACTGCAATAGGAGTGGCAACAACCTTTGGGCTCAGTGCCATGCAAGTGAGCGGCGGAATTTCCGAAGTCTTCGGAACGCCGAATAGTAAAGTGACCCAGCTGATTATCATTGCAGTTGTCACTGGCTTGTTCATCACCTCGGCGGTTTCCGGGGTAAACAAAGGCATGCGCTACTTAAGCTCAAGCAATATTATCATCGCAGGTGTGCTGATGGTTTTCGTGCTTGTCCTTGGCCCGACCGCATTTTTACTGGAAAGCTTTACGACAGCGGTCGGGCAGTATATCGGTCAATATATTCCGATGAGCTTATCGTTGTCGCCTTATTCAGATGGTTCCTGGCGGGGACAATGGACGATTTTCTTCTGGGCCTGGGTAATTGCCTGGGGACCCTATGTCGGGACGTTTATAGCCCGTATTTCACGAGGCAGGACGATCAGAGAGTTCGTTTTCGGTGTCTTGTTTGTCCCGGCTTTGCTTGGTGCGATTTGGTTTTCCATCATGGGCGGCACCGGCTTGCATATGCAAATCAGCGAAGGTATCGACATTGCTTCCAGAGCACAACAGCATGAGGAAGTGGCATTCTTCATGATGCTCGGCAACCTTCCGCTAGGATTGGTATTGAATATATTGGGTATTTTGTTGATCACGATTTTCTTCATTACTTCAGCTGATTCTGCTAGTTATGTGTTAAGTGTTTTGTCTTCAAAAGGTACACTGAATCCTAAGACCCTGACGAAGCTTTCTTGGGGGTTTCTGATTTCGATCACGGCAGCGGTCTTGCTTCTAAGCGGCGGACTGGAAGCATTACGCGCAGTGGCAATCATGACTGCGATGCCGTTCACAGTGATCATTCTCGTGATGATCGTCTCGTTAATCAAAGGGCTTCGGGAAGAGTTCGGCAAGCATCCGACAAATTGA
- a CDS encoding ATP-binding cassette domain-containing protein, giving the protein MTGTAFLEANHVSKQIKKEQVLADIDLSLHKGKIYGFRGKNGSGKTMLFRLLCGLIRASEGSVKVDGKTLGEDISFPPSVGVLIEYPGFLNGYTGFKNLKLLAEINKIVDDEKIKQSIRMVGLDPDDKRKYRKYSLGMKQRLGIAQAIMEEPELIILDEPTNALDSDGVEEIKKVLLDLKADGKCILIASHDKEELDYLSDEIFMMENGKIVDHYALEGDSA; this is encoded by the coding sequence ATGACTGGCACTGCGTTTTTAGAAGCCAACCACGTTTCAAAACAAATTAAAAAAGAACAGGTATTGGCGGATATTGATTTATCTTTACATAAAGGGAAAATTTATGGCTTCCGCGGAAAAAATGGATCGGGAAAAACGATGCTGTTCCGCCTGCTTTGTGGATTGATACGGGCTAGCGAAGGTTCCGTGAAAGTAGACGGGAAAACGCTTGGGGAGGATATTTCCTTCCCGCCGAGTGTCGGTGTATTAATCGAATATCCAGGTTTTCTAAATGGATACACAGGTTTTAAAAACCTGAAGCTTCTCGCTGAAATCAACAAAATCGTCGATGATGAAAAGATTAAGCAGTCGATTCGGATGGTCGGTCTTGACCCTGATGACAAACGGAAATATCGTAAATATTCGTTGGGGATGAAGCAGCGGCTGGGAATTGCCCAGGCGATCATGGAAGAGCCGGAACTGATTATTCTGGATGAACCGACAAACGCTCTCGATTCTGACGGAGTGGAAGAGATAAAAAAAGTGCTGCTCGATCTCAAAGCAGATGGAAAATGTATTTTGATTGCAAGCCATGATAAGGAGGAGCTGGATTATCTTTCCGACGAGATTTTCATGATGGAAAACGGCAAAATCGTCGATCACTATGCGCTGGAAGGTGATTCCGCGTGA
- a CDS encoding class I SAM-dependent methyltransferase, translating into MLGYYHKLSSEVYDMDKYIGLSFGDVEFYGDRLASCKGQVLEPGVGTGRMLIPLLESGLKVDGMDVSQEMLKICRHNCDDRGLNPKLFEGQMESFSSDTKYEAIIVPNGTFLLLHKREDSIKAIKNFYNHLSNGGRLILDTFLETDFSIDKISTRTWKTKNGDIITLESKVVEVDYLNQYKISHNRYEKWNNGELLHTELEQFPLRWYGVEEFKMLLEKIGFEDIIISADYKYGQYPTDSDQIITFEATAKKE; encoded by the coding sequence GTGTTAGGTTATTATCATAAACTTTCTTCAGAAGTATATGATATGGACAAATATATTGGCCTTTCATTTGGAGATGTTGAATTTTATGGCGATCGATTAGCCTCTTGTAAGGGTCAAGTCCTTGAACCAGGAGTTGGAACTGGACGAATGCTTATCCCTCTCTTAGAAAGCGGGTTGAAAGTGGATGGCATGGATGTTTCGCAAGAAATGTTAAAAATATGCCGTCATAACTGTGATGATAGAGGACTCAACCCAAAACTATTCGAGGGTCAGATGGAGTCATTTTCATCAGATACAAAATATGAAGCTATTATCGTGCCGAATGGAACATTCTTGCTGTTACATAAGAGAGAAGACTCTATCAAAGCAATAAAAAATTTCTATAACCACCTCTCTAATGGAGGTCGGCTGATTTTAGATACTTTTCTAGAAACTGATTTTTCAATTGACAAAATATCAACAAGAACTTGGAAAACGAAGAATGGCGATATCATTACATTGGAATCAAAAGTAGTCGAGGTTGACTATTTAAACCAGTACAAAATTTCTCATAACCGCTATGAAAAATGGAATAATGGCGAGCTACTCCACACTGAACTAGAACAATTTCCATTGCGATGGTATGGCGTTGAAGAGTTTAAAATGTTGCTTGAAAAGATAGGGTTTGAAGACATAATCATTTCGGCTGATTATAAGTACGGACAATATCCGACTGATTCGGACCAAATAATTACATTCGAGGCTACTGCAAAAAAAGAGTAA
- a CDS encoding IS110 family transposase, with protein sequence MKLFAGLDVSSFDIKVCLLNGEGDKLRSFTVSNDLPGATLLRDSILECVEGQKVDILKIGLESTSVYSFHPSMFFHNDESLKALGTQVFVMNPKQIKNFKKSYSDMDKTDEIDAFVIADYLRFGRANMSVVKESQYIALQQLTRSRYQLVHQVTKEKQHFLQHLSYKCNTFQEEVDSSIFGNAMMELFFEKFSLEELSQMPLEDLAAFLQEKGKNRFSDAECVAKSIQKAVRSSYRLDKVLENSIDLILGTTIEVIRTLQKQVKEIDKAIKRIMAGLTETLETIPGIGPVFSAGIIAEIGQIERFDDETKIAKYAGLYWRKNQSGRFTADDTSLSRNGNQYLRYYLVEAANSVRRQVPEYQAYYAKKYKEVPKHQHKRALVLTARKLVRLVDALLRNHQVYTSKRSVNE encoded by the coding sequence GTGAAATTATTTGCTGGATTAGATGTTAGTTCTTTTGATATCAAGGTTTGCTTACTAAATGGTGAAGGAGATAAACTCAGAAGCTTCACCGTATCCAATGATCTACCAGGTGCAACTCTATTACGAGATTCTATTCTAGAGTGTGTCGAAGGCCAAAAAGTCGATATACTCAAAATTGGTCTTGAGTCTACGTCGGTCTATAGCTTTCATCCATCTATGTTTTTTCATAATGACGAGTCACTCAAGGCACTTGGTACACAAGTGTTTGTCATGAATCCTAAACAAATTAAGAACTTTAAAAAGAGTTATAGTGATATGGACAAAACCGATGAGATTGATGCATTTGTTATAGCTGATTACCTGCGCTTTGGCCGAGCCAATATGTCTGTTGTTAAAGAGAGCCAATACATAGCACTCCAACAGCTTACTCGTTCGAGATACCAACTCGTTCATCAGGTGACCAAAGAAAAACAGCACTTTCTTCAACACTTGAGTTACAAATGCAATACCTTTCAAGAGGAAGTGGACTCCTCCATTTTTGGTAATGCCATGATGGAACTCTTTTTCGAGAAATTCAGTTTAGAAGAACTATCTCAAATGCCATTGGAAGATCTAGCTGCATTCCTTCAAGAGAAAGGGAAGAATCGTTTCAGTGATGCCGAATGTGTAGCTAAATCAATCCAAAAAGCCGTTCGTTCTTCTTATCGATTAGACAAGGTCTTGGAAAACTCTATTGATCTCATCCTTGGCACTACTATTGAAGTGATTCGCACACTTCAAAAACAAGTAAAAGAGATAGATAAAGCCATCAAACGGATCATGGCTGGATTAACGGAAACACTTGAAACAATCCCAGGGATTGGACCTGTGTTTTCTGCAGGAATTATTGCAGAAATTGGCCAAATTGAACGCTTTGATGATGAGACAAAGATTGCTAAATACGCAGGCCTCTATTGGCGTAAAAATCAATCAGGACGTTTTACAGCTGATGATACTTCGCTATCTCGTAATGGGAATCAGTACCTTAGATATTACCTTGTTGAAGCCGCCAACTCGGTAAGAAGACAAGTTCCTGAGTACCAAGCGTATTACGCGAAGAAATACAAAGAAGTACCAAAACACCAACATAAAAGGGCACTCGTCTTAACCGCAAGAAAATTAGTACGGTTGGTTGATGCGCTACTACGCAATCACCAAGTCTACACGTCGAAAAGGAGCGTGAATGAATGA